A window of the Vigna angularis cultivar LongXiaoDou No.4 chromosome 3, ASM1680809v1, whole genome shotgun sequence genome harbors these coding sequences:
- the LOC108324532 gene encoding uncharacterized protein LOC108324532, with amino-acid sequence MAYDLGFVVVIVRSDIATGVRGRKTFVILGCERGGKYRKYKADAVASVYGTRKCECPFRLKGKPCSDGAGWVLKVMCGHHNHELAETLVGHPYAGRLNTSEKSLLDKYIHWSRCADDSEVVTDLFWTHPDALKGLFLTSEGGPKVIVIDRDLALMNAIANVFPESYQMLCRFHILKNVKAKCKMLVHSTEVWEVLMDAWENVMDCVDESLFAEYVNGFQYASSSWPLFFEYVNQTWIIPYSTYFVKFWTNKVMHLGNTTTNRAESAHWSLKKVLGNSMGDLCSCWDNIHNVIIVQHNKIKASFESSLLLTSDHFKGYTYRELIGRVSRYALDLIAKELKIVQQIGLNSSKLHFSNVELNETEPQLSIKDELKQVEERFNEVDVGGKVTIKQKLLEIVCPTLTSMVPLLHKVKTKGAQKSKVKRSERSTTRDPSYFEYVDAFHSTIESSSMRSKLQSKPKAMKKRRVPMIDQFHSTTHPFIVDVVDVVADGHCGYRCIAALLGLGEDSWPVVRNELYKELSAWRDEYASLVGGYDRLEELRNSLLVQSLSTANMSKWMTLPDIGYAIANRYNVILVCLSYSQNYTIFPLRSTPPSDITQHRLICIGHVHGCHFVQVKLQEGCPLPTVNIISSTHCYPEARAWSSIYTSRMHAFEQLMDITTSYVDLSDS; translated from the exons ATGGCTTATGatttaggatttgttgtggTAATAGTAAGATCTGACATAGCTACTGGTGTACGGGGAAGAAAAACGTTCGTCATacttggatgtgaaagagggggGAAATATAGGAAATACAAAGCTGATGCAGTGGCTAGTGTATACGGCACTCGTAAATGTGAATGTCCGTTTAGATTAAAGGGTAAACCATGTTCAGATGGGGCCGGATGGGTGTTGAAGGTGATGTGTGGACATCACAACCATGAGTTAGCTGAAACTTTAGTTGGTCACCCTTATGCTGGCAGGTTAAATACGAGTGAGAAGTCATTACTG GATAAGTACATTCACTGGAGTAGGTGTGCTGATGATTCAGAGGTTGTTACTGACTTGTTTTGGACACATCCTGATGCG ctgaaaggtttatttttaacatctgaGGGTGGTCCTAAAGTCATTGTCATTGACCGAGACTTGGCTTTGATGAATGCCATAGCAAATGTATTTCCTGAGTCATATCAGATGTTATGTCGGTTCcacatccttaaaaatgttaaagctaaatgcaaaatgttagttCATTCTACTGAGGTTTGGGAAGTGTTGATGGATGCATGGGAAAATGTGATGGATTGTGTTGATGAAAGCTTGTTTGCTGAGTATGTGAATGGTTTTCAATACGCAAGCAGTTCATGGCctttgttctttgaatatgtCAATCAGACTTGGATTATTCCGTACAGCACATACTTTGTAAAGTTTTGGACGAACAAAGTAATGCATTTAGggaacacaaccacaaatag ggcTGAATCTGCTCATTGGAGCCTGAAGAAAGTTCTGGGCAATAGTATGGGTGATTTGTGTTCTTGTTGGGATAATATTCATAACGTCATTATCGtacaacacaacaagattaaGGCGTCATTTGAAAGTAGTTTATTGCTCACGAGTGACCATTTTAAAGGCTACACATATAGAGAACTTATTGGACGTGTGTCTCGATATGCATTGGATCTCATTGCTaaggaattgaaaatagtgCAGCAGATAGGATTGAACTCCTCAAA ATTGCATTTctcaaatgttgaattaaatgaaactgAGCCTCAGTTATCCATTAAAGATGAGTTGAAACAAGTAGAAGAACGATTCAATGAGGTTGACGTTGGCGGTAAAGTCACCATCAAGCAGAAGTTACTTGAGATTGTTTGTCCTACATTGACATCAATGGTCCCTCTATTACATAAAGTCAAGACAAAGGGTGCAcaaaaaagtaaagttaaaCGAAGTGAAAGGTCTACTACACGGGATCCATCATATTTTGAGTATGTGGACGCCTTTCATTCAACCATAGAATCTTCATCTATGAGAAGTAAATTACAGTCAAAGCCAAAAGCAATGAAGAAAAGGAGAGTTCCAATGATAGACCAGTTTCATTCTACTACTCACCCCTTCATTGTGgacgttgttgatgttgtggctGATGGTCACTGTGGGTATAGATGCATTGCTGCGTTGTTGGGACTcggagaagattcatggcccGTTGTCAGGAATGAGTTGTACAAAGAACTCAGTGCATGGCGTGATGAATATGCAAGCCTAGTAGGAGGCTATGATAGACTAGAAGAACTGAGGAACTCTTTGTTGGTGCAATCACTGTCGACG GCTAACATGAGCAAGTGGATGACATTGCCAGACATTGGTTATGCAATTGCTAACCGATATAACGTTATCTTAGTGTGTTTGTCATACTCTCAAAATTATACTATCTTCCCACTACGTTCCACACCACCTTCTGATATCACTCAACATCGCTTAATTTGTATAGGACATGTTCATGGATGTCATTTTGTGCAG GTTAAGCTACAAGAAGGTTGTCCGTTGCCCACGGTGAATATCATATCCTCAACCCACTGTTATCCTGAGGCACGAGCGTGGTCATCTATTTATACTAGTAGGATGCATGCATTTGAACAGTTGATGGACATAACAACATCTTATGTTGACTTAAGTGAttcatga
- the LOC128195970 gene encoding uncharacterized protein LOC128195970 has protein sequence MEHVLFGQKKLAKRKSCLPRILHWIHVKVGEAEVEKAFFCNEIITEVYVTKEEMATEIVKEALDGHHNARVKQNYKRKSLADIVVENEALRAIIGDQEASIVELEKLVEKLQMFAA, from the exons ATGGAACATGTTTTATTTGGTCAGAAGAAGTTGgctaaaagaaaaagttgtttaCCTAGAATTCTTCATTGGATTCATGTTAAGGTTGGTGAAGCAGAAGTTGAAAAAGCCTTTTTCTGTAATGAA atcaTTACTGAGGTATATGTAACCAAGGAAGAGATGGCTACTGAAATTGTTAAAGAAGCCTTAGATGGTCATCATAATGCTAGAGTGAAGCAGAACTACAAAAGGAAATCTTTGGctgatattgttgttgaaaATGAAGCTTTGCGTGCTATCATTGGTGACCAAGAGGCATCCATTGTCGAGCTTGAGAAATTAGTAGAGAAGCTACAAATGTTTGCTGCATAA